The DNA region TTTACAGATAAAATAACAACCGGGGCAGTTACAAACCATATCCGCTTCGATTGTGTTGGTTCTACCCTGTCGTTATACGTCAACGGCAACCTGATCGACCAGCAGACAGACAGCAGTTACACGGACGGCAATGTAGGGTTGATCGCTGGAAGTTACACCCAGTCTGGCGTCGATATCCTCTTCGATAATTTTATTGTGTACCAACCAACCCCTGCCCAACAGCAATCAGGTAATTAATCGTCAATCAACCCTATGTCAACCAGCGGCTTTATCCTCAAACGCCCATGCGGCTTCTCACTATTTGCCTGATCCTGGCCATAGCCAGCATGGCGTGCGTTTTTCCGTTCACGCAATCTACTGCGGAAGACATCTTGTTTTATGATTACTTTGCGGATACGAGTAATAATTGGGATCAGGCATCAGATGATACCGCCTCCACAGATTATTACGCTGATGCCTATCGAATCATCATAAACGTGACCAATTACGAGGCATGGGCTAACCCGGGCAATAAGAGCTTTTCCGACACCAGCATTGAGGTGGATGCTACCAAGAACTCTGGCCCGGATGATAACGACTTCGGTGTCATCTGCCGGTATTCCAATGTAGACCAGTTTTATTATGCGATCATCAGCAGTGATGGCTATTATGCCATCATGAAGATGACTGACAACGGTTCCGAGTCGATCGGTGCTGGAAGCATGTTGGAAAGTGACAAGATCATCCAGGGGGCCACAACCAACCATATCCGCTTTGACTGCGTTGGCTCCACACTCACTCTCTACATAAACCGCTACCTGGTTGACCAACAGATCGATATAGACTACACCAGTGGAAATGTTGGCCTCATCGCTGGTACGTTCGAAACCCCGGGGACAGATATCTTGTTTGACAATTTCATCGTTTATAAACCTTGAACTGTAAAACCGGACCTACCAGATCACCTTCATCACTAGGTGCATTCCAATATGTTGGAAATTTTCGCAACGCTGTATCACAGTGCCGGAGATATGGTTCAACGAGAAATTGACATGAGACCATGAAGATATTCCTAGACATGGTCGGGTGCCGTTTGAACCAAAGCGAGCTCGAATCCTATGCACGGCAACTTCGCCTGGCTGGCCACACCTTAGCCCCTAATGCTGAATCAGCCGATATGGTTATCATCAACACCTGTATGGTGACGTCTGCGGCAGCCTCTGACTCGCGCCAAAAAATCCGCCAGGCAGCCCATGCGGGGAATGATTGCATCGTTGTCACGGGTTGTCTGGCAACACTCGATCCACAGGAAGTCACCAGCCTGCCGGGAGTCGTCAGGCTGGTTGATAATTTCAGAAAAGACGATCTGGTTTCCCAGCTGTTTAATATACCCCCGGCGACATTCGTGGACCGATTTATCCAACGCGAACCCATCCCAGGCACTCGCCTGCGCACACGGGCATTTATCAAGGTTCAGGATGGCTGCGATAATTATTGTACCTATTGCATCACCCGCCTTGCCAGGGGGTCCAGCCGGAGTCGCCCGGTTCAGGAAATTTTCGCCGATATCCAGGCTGCATTGGATGGCGGTGCTCAGGAGATTGTCCTCACCGGTGTACACTTGGGATCATGGGGGTATGATTTTGAAAAACCCGCTCACCTGAAGGACCTGATTCGGAAGATCCTCGATGAAACCCACGTCCCGCGACTACACCTGTCCTCACTCGAGCCATGGGATTTATCGGCTGAATTTTTTCATTTGTGGTCAGATGACCGCCTTTGCCGCCACCTGCACCTACCCCTCCAATCTGGCTGCGCGAGTACATTAAAGCGCATGGGGCGTAAGATCAATCCCCAGGCATATTCCGAGCTTGTCCACCAGGCTCGCCAGGCAGTGCCGGGCATCGCCATTACCACCGACATCATCACTGGTTTCCCCGGTGAGAGCGAGAATGAGTTTAGCGAAAGCTTACATTTCGTTGACGAGTTGAAATTTGCTGGTGGTCACGTATTCACATATTCCCCCAGGCCTGGCACAGCGGCTGCTGGCTTGCCAGATCAGGTTCCCATAAAATTTGCTAAGGAGAGAAATGTGCTCATGCGTAAGGTGCTCCAAGAAGGCGCATCGGAATTCTGCGCTCAGCATCTTGGACAAGTGGTA from Anaerolineales bacterium includes:
- a CDS encoding tRNA (N(6)-L-threonylcarbamoyladenosine(37)-C(2))-methylthiotransferase MtaB, whose protein sequence is MKIFLDMVGCRLNQSELESYARQLRLAGHTLAPNAESADMVIINTCMVTSAAASDSRQKIRQAAHAGNDCIVVTGCLATLDPQEVTSLPGVVRLVDNFRKDDLVSQLFNIPPATFVDRFIQREPIPGTRLRTRAFIKVQDGCDNYCTYCITRLARGSSRSRPVQEIFADIQAALDGGAQEIVLTGVHLGSWGYDFEKPAHLKDLIRKILDETHVPRLHLSSLEPWDLSAEFFHLWSDDRLCRHLHLPLQSGCASTLKRMGRKINPQAYSELVHQARQAVPGIAITTDIITGFPGESENEFSESLHFVDELKFAGGHVFTYSPRPGTAAAGLPDQVPIKFAKERNVLMRKVLQEGASEFCAQHLGQVVSVLWEKATPISEERWQLSGLSDNYLRVHAAHNAPTTNLIMKVKVVGIEQQGLSGEILPA